The window GGCTGGGCTGAGGCTCCGCACGCTGAGCCCTGGGGGACCGGGGGAGGGGGTTTCGGGTGCAGTCAGCATCCTCGGGCCCCGTCGCCTTGGGGTGCTGGGTTTTGGGGACCAGGGGAGAGGCAAGGGCATCTTCCGggaaaagcagccaaggtggGGACGGACGTGCCAGGCGAAGGCCTGTTTTAAGGAGTGTGCAGaggtgggagaaggagggggcCGCCTCCTTGGCCCTGCTCTGCGAAGGGGGGTGGAGACCTCAGTGTACAGGTGGTCCAGCCCTCCCCCCCTCTCGGAGAGCCCTTGgggcagtttaaaaaaaaattcctactgagtgattttagagagaaaaagggtgagagagagagagagagaaacagaaacatccacTTGTTGTTCAGCTTacttggttgattcctgtatgttccctgactggggatgtaGCGGCAACTTCGGCGTCGCTGGAAGATGCTCAAAACCAACTGAgcgacctggccagggccccttgggGCACTTTCACAAACGGGCCAGGCCTCCCAGGGAGGAGGGGCCCCCTGCCTGGCCCCGGGTGGGGCTGCATCCTCCCCAGGGATGCAGGGAGGGGCATTCCCACCTGGGTGATGGAGcagcttgggggtggggaggaacaaAGGGGGTGCGAACTGAAAGTGAAACAGCCGATCACATCCAGGAACCACTGCTGCCTCTGTGAAGAGACCACAGGGCAGACCTGGGCTGCGGCCGGCCGGGCCCAGCCGGGCAAAGGGGAGAACTGGGGCCACGTCTGCAGGGACAGCAGGTGTGGGGAGAGGAGACGCTTGCGTGAGGCCGGTGAGGGGGCCGTGAAGAAGGGCCCTCCCTAGCTCCTGGGGGCTTCCTCAGCTGACCGCAAGGCAGGAATGGGGAGGCACAGGCTGGACAACCAGGGACACTGACCCTAAAAAGGACACCCTCTGAGAGCCACTAACCGGAAAATAAATCTTATGTGAGTGTCAAGTACTGTATATAGCCTCATGGAAATGCAGATAACCAGCCTGGCTCCCTGACGAGCTGTGTGGCCTCGGGCACTAACCTCTTTGTGCCTCCCTTtttccacctgtaaaatgggtatgaTAAGGCTTACTTTGCTGGGTGAATGTGTGATTGCAATGTCCAGCACCCCCTGGGGGGGTATTCGTACATGGCGGAAGTATATACCAGAGGCATTCCGAAAATGTTTGTGGCTAACAGGCCTGAGTTGGAAGACAGGTGTGCTCTGACcaccaagggggaggggcaccttCGAGGACAGCCTGCATGGGTCATTGGCTCAAAGGGGGCAAGCTTGCGGTAAACAAGCGCTGGACAGGGTGCGGGAGGCCCCAGGAGAAGTGGAAAGAGCCCCCAGCCTCTGGAACTGACCTCGTGCGCCCAGGAGGGAGGGGAACTGGGGCATGAGGAGCCCGAGGGGCACTGCGGTGACCACCCCTCCTGGGGCCCTGGGTCCCGATGGGTCCCCAGGTGTGAAAATCTTGGCTGCCTtacgtttcttttcttttttttttttttttttaatttttccaaagctggaaacagggagacagtcagacagactcccgcatgcgcccgactgggatccacccggcatgcccaccagggggcgatgctcttcccctctggggcgtcactctgttgcatccagagccactctagcgcctgaggtagaggccacagagccatcctcagggcccaggtcatctttgctccaatggagcctcggctgcaagaggggttagagagagacagagaggaaggagagggggagggatggagaagcagatgggcgcttctcctgtgtgccctggccgggaatcgaacctgggactcctgcacgccaagccgacgctctaccgctgagccaaccggccagggcctgccttacGTTTCTGACCCCCAGTCTCCCCCAAAGAGTGGCCAGTGAAAAAAGAGCCAGTGGCCAGAGCTTGGACCGTGGCATCTTCCTGGGAGTCGGGGCCCCTTACTCCCGTGTGGCTGTGGGACCTCTGGTCAGCGGCCCCTGCCTGCTGTGGGGACCTCTGGTCAGCGTGTCCCCAACcctgcttttcctctcccacccccacaggCTAACGCTGCCCTCCACTGGGACCTGAAACATGGTGTCTGGGCAAGGACCAGGCCCCCCACGGCAGGAATGTGAGGAGCCTGCCCCGTCCTCCATCTCGGGTAAGGGCCTCTCTGCCCCCTCGGCAGTCCTGTAGCCACCAGGGCCGTCTGTGAGGACAGAGGGAACAGATGCGGACAGGGCCAGGCTGGTTTCATGGGCAggctctctggcctcagtttattcatcttgGATAGAGAAGGAAATATCTCTTTACCTCCTGTAGGTGGCCTGTGGGGCTCAGAGGCTCGAGCGAAGACCAGGGTAGGccctgggagtggggaggagccCGGGGTCCCGGGGCACAGAGCCCGAGAGGGACCCAGGAGTGAGCGTGCCGTGGGCAGGATGCCATCCCAGGGCCGGCGACTGGAGGGGAGGAATGGGGTGAGGAGAAGGAACAGTGGGGCGtggctccctgcccctgccctagGGGAAATAAGGAAGTAGTTGATGTATCACAGAGTCAGGTCTGATCGGTGGCGGCGGGGGAACGATTGTTACGACTCTGGGCAGGAAGTAAGATGGCTGCCCTCCCCTCGTCCAGGGGGACCATCGGGGAAGACCGAAGCTCACGGTCAGTCACAGGCTGTCCCCTGGACTTTGGGCTCAGTCCGGGGTCTGTCTCTGTTGCCCTGTGTGACGTTTATGGCGCCACAGGCCCTAAACCATAGGGGCTGGGTCCCTTGTGCACACAAGAAAACAAGCTCAGGGCCTCCGCTATTcatcctagctgtgtgaccctgtgcAAGTGACTTCCCCCCACCGGCCACTCTGTGCCTCCGTTCCCCATCTGTAGAGGGGGCACTGCCTACTTCACAAGGTTGGTGTGAAGACCGGACAATTCCAGAAAACCGGCACAGTGTGAGCCCTAGGGGTTACCTGAGGCTCCAGCAGGAACCCTTCTGTCCAGGGGAGAGGACAGCCGTGACCTTGAGGGAAGAGTCAACATCCCCAAGGTGCAGGCTGCCGGGTCCCGCCCTTCCTCCCTGACTCCCGGCTTTGACCCTCCTCCCTGACTCCCGGCTTTGACCCTCAGAGGAGCAGGTGGCCCGGGACGCCGAGGAGGTTTTCCGCAGCTACGTCTTTTACCGCCATCAGCAGGAGCAGGAGGCTGAGGGGGCGGCTGCCCCTGCTGACCCAGAGATGGCCAGCTTGTCCCTAGAACCGGCCAGGTGAGCTGCAGCCCTACAGGGACATCTTCAGGGAGCCAGGGGTTCACGGGGCGGCCGTGCAAGTTCTGGGAGCTGGGGGAATCTAGCAGGGGTGgggatgttcttttttttctttttttttttaacagaggcagagatagacagggacaaagagagatgagaagcatcaatcttcttagttgttcattgattgctctctcacatgtgccttgaccgtgggccttcagcagaccgagtaaccccctgctggagccagtgaccctgggtccaagctgatgagctctttgctcaagccagatgagcccgtgctcaagctggcgacctcggggtctcgaacctgggtccttccgcatcccagtccgacgctctatccactgcgccaccacctggtcaggcagatgttcTTTTCTTGTTGCTCCTTTTCCATCTCAGGCTCCCACCCCCATGGGGGACCTTGTTCCTGGGCTCAGCCCTTGTGTCAAAGAGCActattaggcctgaccaggcagtggcgcagtggatagagcgtcggactgggacgcggaggacccaaaactccgaggtcgctggcttgagcgcgggctcatctggtttgagcaaggctcaccagcttgagcccaaggtctctggcttgagcaaggggtcactcggtctgctgtagccccctccccccagtcaaggcacatatgagaaagcaatcaatgaacaactaaggtgctgcaacgaagaactgatgcttctcatctctctcccttcctgtctgtctgtccttatctgtccctctctctgactttctctgtctctgtcacacgtacacacacacaaaagagcacTGTTAGGACCTCCCAGGAGGGGTGTACAAGGCCAGGAATATCTcaagcagcagccccagctgcAAGCTCGGGCCGGGCCGTGACTGATGTCTGTCGCTCACCTGTCGCCTCCCGTTCCCCCAGCACCATGGCACAGGTGGGCCGGCAGCTGGCCGTCATCGGAGACGCCATCAACCAGCGCTATGACGAGGAGTTCCAGACCATGCTGCAGCAGCTGCAGCCCACCGCGGGGAACGCCTACGAGTATTTCACCAAGATCGCCTCCAGGTAGCCATGGCCACTGCCTCTCCGCCGCGCGCCGTCACCGCCACGCTGTGCCCTGCACACAGGACCAGAGACGCCCCCTTCTCTGTCGCTGTTGGGAGACGTGTTTGTTGTCCCCACGTCCCCGGTTAATTCACACGTGACCGTGGGCCCGCTTTTGCTTGCCGGGCTCCAGCTCCCTCA is drawn from Saccopteryx leptura isolate mSacLep1 chromosome 1, mSacLep1_pri_phased_curated, whole genome shotgun sequence and contains these coding sequences:
- the BAK1 gene encoding bcl-2 homologous antagonist/killer, with the translated sequence MVSGQGPGPPRQECEEPAPSSISEEQVARDAEEVFRSYVFYRHQQEQEAEGAAAPADPEMASLSLEPASTMAQVGRQLAVIGDAINQRYDEEFQTMLQQLQPTAGNAYEYFTKIASSLFESGINWGRVVALLGFGYRLALYVYQRGLTGFLGQVTRFVADFMLHRCIAQWIAQRGGWVAALDLANRPIWNTLIILAVVLLGQFVVRRFFKS